In one Nitrososphaera viennensis EN76 genomic region, the following are encoded:
- the cas5 gene encoding CRISPR-associated protein Cas5: MPDIISFRASGEFAAFRDPSVTSNQTVYYIPSKSAVIGMIGAVLGIERDHSLGEIYGPGYLELFKKTSIGIELESDPRKVSFFTNHRSLKESKTKPFKTEVLVSPSYRFYVKTDDATREALYKSLKDNDCKYAPYFGHAYCPARISDVAMQDMPLFKELKFATSAVILDESETYNTGFSVTANKAQDSSRMIIERHLHHFFENGQLERRVLRHWIPAGGSIYKVQIEKPKLSSLHSFPDGGKVVCLY; encoded by the coding sequence ATGCCCGACATCATATCCTTCCGCGCCTCCGGCGAGTTTGCGGCGTTCCGGGATCCTTCCGTAACATCCAACCAGACCGTGTACTACATACCGTCCAAGAGCGCGGTGATAGGAATGATTGGCGCGGTCTTGGGCATAGAGAGGGATCATTCGCTTGGAGAAATCTACGGCCCTGGTTACCTTGAGCTGTTCAAAAAGACCTCAATCGGAATAGAGCTGGAATCGGACCCGAGGAAGGTCTCTTTCTTTACCAACCACCGGTCTCTAAAGGAATCCAAGACAAAGCCTTTCAAGACGGAGGTTTTGGTTTCGCCCTCGTACAGGTTCTATGTCAAGACCGACGACGCTACCCGGGAAGCACTTTACAAGTCTTTGAAAGACAACGACTGCAAGTATGCTCCGTATTTTGGCCACGCGTACTGCCCTGCGCGCATCTCCGATGTCGCGATGCAAGATATGCCGCTTTTTAAAGAGCTAAAGTTTGCCACTTCGGCGGTAATCCTCGACGAATCCGAGACCTACAATACTGGGTTTTCTGTAACCGCTAACAAAGCGCAGGACAGCTCGCGCATGATAATAGAAAGGCACCTGCACCATTTCTTTGAAAACGGGCAGCTGGAGAGACGTGTACTTCGACACTGGATCCCTGCAGGGGGTTCTATCTATAAGGTACAGATTGAGAAACCTAAGCTGTCTTCTCTCCACTCTTTTCCGGACGGCGGCAAAGTTGTCTGCCTATATTGA
- a CDS encoding CRISPR-associated helicase/endonuclease Cas3: MSAYIDFLSHPGKPLDEHLTKVATAAEGIMRQTNFASSRLAYYAGLLHDIGKLNPFYQELFHAAPDRQKSLESELESKYERQHSVFSAWAAEKLLCKELDPNRLQLVLCTIAAHHSYLSNEVSSEKITDRGKRAKKGLLENLAQFRKTMPASEHFGNLDWEHCLAEFALPMDFQLKLKSKSGDATRDFVEAEVVFSSLLQADRGSFSERQDIKYDLHMDTGKLVRAESPLSRLRTGFQQWFAGVHDTSAPISVLNAPTGMGKTKVFLDLINEYAGKHGVSRVMYFSPLLALTEDFESKVAQVLGPKALDDILVYNHLFTGSLSDKQENRVLESLGYNFDNESFNSKFVISTTQRLLMILYFNAVADKMKLASLRNSLLIVDEIQVVPKFMLPNLVEMLRVICREMNAKVLLVSATIPYELSSNVPINRVPPALLREYHHLTMKKISFVPRFKPPAGTNGKKVLVMANTRKKAKQIFDGIKKDDTDSLLYVTSGIRKKDRSNTIKLIHESKKGMLVVSTQVLEAGVDVSFAEVYREVAPLDSIVQVMGRLNREGDDENPVLYIFQPDQDHRPYSELEYQESLKVLKKVRNSKELYGKLDGYYEQVSAKNLRNADRMAELERLVGDMDFEGVSSFVNNHVFTEEEGHSMIVPDTEQDLQDILAKLKSMQKFDKQSFKAYSALTANLPGSAHKEIKDYLDSDLLERGILLPRPGSLKEVYDPEVGLDKWIK; this comes from the coding sequence TTGTCTGCCTATATTGATTTCCTGTCGCACCCGGGCAAGCCGCTGGACGAGCACCTGACAAAAGTAGCAACAGCAGCCGAAGGCATCATGCGCCAGACCAACTTTGCAAGCAGCAGGCTGGCCTACTATGCCGGCCTCTTGCATGACATCGGCAAGCTGAACCCCTTTTATCAGGAGCTCTTTCATGCGGCGCCGGATAGGCAAAAGTCTCTTGAAAGCGAATTAGAGTCCAAGTATGAGAGGCAGCATTCCGTGTTTTCCGCATGGGCGGCAGAAAAACTACTCTGCAAAGAGCTCGATCCAAACCGCCTCCAGCTTGTCCTGTGCACCATCGCGGCCCACCACTCGTACCTCTCTAACGAGGTATCGTCAGAAAAGATAACAGACAGGGGCAAGAGGGCCAAGAAGGGACTGCTCGAAAACCTCGCGCAGTTTAGAAAAACAATGCCTGCAAGCGAGCATTTTGGCAATCTCGACTGGGAACATTGCCTGGCGGAATTTGCCCTCCCGATGGACTTTCAGCTAAAGCTCAAGTCGAAATCAGGGGACGCCACAAGGGACTTTGTAGAGGCGGAGGTGGTGTTCTCATCACTGCTGCAGGCAGACAGGGGAAGCTTTTCCGAGCGACAGGACATCAAGTACGACCTGCACATGGATACTGGAAAACTGGTAAGAGCCGAGTCACCTCTGTCGAGGCTCCGTACAGGGTTCCAGCAGTGGTTCGCTGGCGTCCATGACACTAGCGCGCCCATATCGGTCCTCAACGCGCCCACGGGGATGGGCAAGACAAAGGTCTTCCTCGACCTGATAAACGAATACGCCGGCAAGCACGGGGTGAGCCGCGTCATGTATTTTTCTCCCCTGCTTGCCCTGACCGAGGATTTCGAGAGCAAGGTCGCCCAAGTCCTCGGCCCGAAAGCGCTTGACGACATCCTCGTCTACAACCATCTTTTCACAGGCAGCCTGTCGGACAAGCAAGAGAACCGAGTTCTGGAGAGCCTTGGATACAATTTTGACAACGAATCTTTCAATAGCAAATTTGTAATATCGACGACCCAGCGGCTTTTGATGATACTCTACTTCAACGCAGTGGCCGACAAGATGAAGCTGGCTTCCCTGAGAAATTCATTGCTGATAGTGGACGAAATCCAGGTCGTGCCCAAGTTCATGCTGCCAAACCTTGTTGAAATGCTGCGGGTCATATGCCGGGAAATGAACGCAAAGGTGCTCCTGGTGAGCGCGACAATCCCGTACGAGCTTTCGAGCAATGTTCCAATAAACAGGGTTCCTCCAGCGCTTTTACGAGAATACCACCACCTGACGATGAAAAAGATCAGTTTCGTGCCCCGCTTCAAGCCTCCTGCCGGGACTAATGGGAAAAAAGTCCTCGTCATGGCAAACACACGCAAAAAGGCAAAGCAAATCTTTGATGGCATAAAAAAAGACGACACGGACAGCCTGCTGTACGTCACTTCTGGCATAAGAAAGAAGGACAGGAGCAACACCATCAAACTTATCCACGAGTCAAAAAAAGGGATGTTGGTGGTATCGACGCAGGTGCTGGAGGCGGGAGTCGACGTAAGCTTTGCAGAGGTCTACCGCGAAGTCGCCCCGCTTGACAGCATCGTACAGGTCATGGGGCGGCTCAACAGGGAGGGCGACGACGAAAACCCCGTGCTCTACATTTTTCAGCCGGACCAGGATCACAGGCCGTACAGCGAGCTGGAATATCAGGAATCGCTCAAGGTACTGAAAAAAGTGCGCAACTCGAAGGAACTGTACGGCAAACTCGACGGGTACTATGAGCAGGTGTCTGCCAAGAACTTGCGAAACGCTGACAGGATGGCCGAACTCGAACGTTTGGTGGGCGACATGGACTTTGAAGGCGTCTCTAGTTTCGTGAACAACCATGTCTTTACAGAGGAAGAAGGCCATTCCATGATAGTCCCTGACACCGAGCAAGACCTACAAGACATATTGGCCAAGCTGAAATCGATGCAAAAATTTGACAAGCAGTCATTCAAAGCTTATTCTGCCCTGACTGCCAACCTTCCCGGTTCTGCACACAAGGAGATAAAGGACTACCTGGACTCGGACCTGCTGGAAAGGGGCATCCTCCTGCCGAGACCCGGCAGCCTGAAAGAAGTTTACGATCCGGAGGTCGGCCTTGACAAATGGATAAAATAG